One genomic segment of Myotis daubentonii chromosome 14, mMyoDau2.1, whole genome shotgun sequence includes these proteins:
- the USP19 gene encoding ubiquitin carboxyl-terminal hydrolase 19 isoform X3, with protein MSGGASAMGPRRGPPGLEEAASKKKQKDRANQESKDGDPRRGGSMSTPQEEQTKEEVLLDWQQDADEVTVKLRAGAGPLRLEEVDAAFTDTDCLVRFPGGQQWGGVFYAEIENSRAKVQARKGGLLQLALPKKVPLLTWPSLLKKPLGMQESGPGLRCQENGQESSPIALEPAPEPRRAKQEARNQKRAQGRGEVGAGAGPGAQAGPSAKRAVHLRRGPEGEGCREGPGPQGEAPPFLAEAATQAGAEEPLRVPPLEPQPCLLGSEEKPALLAGEKAASPRSDPVSPALTRSRAPEKGDRSREEMAVAADAASLVDEPEPMVSLAFVKNDSYEKGPDAVVVHVYVKEIRREASRVLFREQDFTLVFQTRDANFLRLHPGCGPHTVFRWQVKLRNLIEPEQCTFCFTAARIDICLRKRQSQRWGGLEAPAARGAVGGAKVAVPTGPTPLDSTPPGGAPHPLTGQEEARAVEKEKPKARAEDTGLDGVAARTPMEHGAPKPEPHLASPKPTCMVPPMPHSPVSGDSVEEEEEEEKKVCLPGFTGLVNLGNTCFMNSVIQSLSNTRELRDFFHDRSFEAEINYNNPLGTGGRLAIGFAVLLRALWKGTHHAFQPSKLKAIVASKASQFTGYAQHDAQEFMAFLLDGLHEDLNRIQNKPYTETVDSDGRPDEVVAEEAWQRHKMRNDSFIVDLFQGQYKSKLVCPVCAKVSITFDPFLYLPVPLPQKQKVLPVFFFAREPHSKPIKFLVSVSKENSSASEVLDALSQRVHVPPENLRLTEVMKSRFHRMFLPSHSLDTVSPSDLLLCFELLSPELAKEQVVVLEVQQRPQVPSIPISKCAACQRKQQPEDEKLKRCTRCYRVGYCNQLCQKTHWPDHKGLCRPENIGYPFLVSVPASRLTYARLAQLLEGYARYSVSVFQPPFQPPFQPGRMALEPPGYPTLHPTSLPEAGDSERDSMPPPELQVVTPVAEGDAVPRAWAAPDRGPVPSTSGISSEMLASGPVEGGSLPAGEKVPRPEAAVPGYQHPSEAMSSHTSQFLIYKIDASSREQRLEDKGDTPLELEEDCSLALVWRNNDRQQEFVLVASKELECAEDPGSAGEAARAGHFTLDQCLTLFTRPEVLAPEEAWYCPQCKQHREASKQLLLWRLPNVLIVQLKRFSFRSFIWRDKINDLVEFPVRNLDLSKFCIGQKEEQLPSYDLYAVINHYGGMIGGHYTACARLPNDRSSQRSDVGWRLFDDSTVTTVDESQVVTRYAYVLFYRRRNSPVERPPRAGHAERHPDLGPAAEAAASQASRIWQELEAAEEPVPEGPAPRGPWGPQDWVGPPPCGPPTPDEGCLRYFVLGTVAALVALVLNVFYPLVSQSRWR; from the exons ATGTCTGGTGGGGCCAGTGCCATGGGCCCCAGGAGAGGGCCCCCCGGGCTGGAGGAGGCCGCCAGCAAGAAGAAGCAGAAGGACCGAGCAAACCAGGAGAGCAAGGATGGAGACCCTCGGAGAGGAG GGTCCATGTCCACTCCCCAGGAGGAGCAGACCAAAGAGG AGGTGCTGCTCGACTGGCAGCAGGACGCGGACGAGGTGACGGTCAAGCTGCGCGCAGGAGCGGGCCCCCTGCGTCTGGAGGAGGTGGACGCCGCTTTCACAGACACAGACTGCTTGGTGCGGTTTCCAG GTGGTCAGCAGTGGGGCGGTGTTTTCTATGCCGAGATCGAAAATTCTCGCGCCAAAGTGCAGGCTCGAAAAGGTGGCCTCCTCCAGCTGGCGCTGCCCAAGAAGGTGCCTCTGCTCACCTGGCCTTCTCTCCTG AAGAAACCTCTAGGGATGCAGGAGTCGGGGCCAGGGCTGCGGTGCCAGGAGAACGGGCAGGAGTCCTCTCCCATTGCCCTGGAgccagcccctgagccccgccgggcAAAGCAGGAGGCCCGGAACCAGAAGCGGGCCCAGGGCCGTggtgaggtgggggcgggggctggcccCGGGGCCCAGGCAGGGCCCAGTGCCAAGAGGGCTGTGCATCTCCGAAGAGGGCCAGAGGGGGAAGGATGCAGAGAaggccctgggccccagggcgAGGCCCCCCCCTTCCTGGCTGAGGCAGCCACGCAG GCGGGGGCTGAGGAGCCGCTCCGGGTCCCACCGCTggagccccagccctgcctcctgggctcGGAGGAGAAGCCAGCGCTTCTGGCAGGAGAGAAGGCAGCGTCCCCCCGGAGTGACCCAGTCTCTCCAGCCCTGACCCGGAGCAGAGCCCCCGAGAAAGGTGACCGTTCCAGAGAGGAGATGGCAGTGGCAGCAGACGCTGCATCCTTGGTGGATG AGCCGGAACCCATGGTGAGCCTGGCGTTTGTCAAGAACGACTCGTACGAGAAGGGGCCTGACGCGGTGGTGGTGCACGTGTACGTGAAGGAGATCCGCAGGGAGGCCTCGCGAGTGCTCTTCCGCGAGCAGGACTTCACGCTCGTCTTCCAGAccag GGACGCGAACTTCCTGAGGCTGCACCCGGGCTGCGGGCCCCACACCGTCTTCCGCTGGCAGGTGAAGCTCAG GAACCTGATCGAGCCCGAGCAGTGCACCTTCTGCTTCACGGCCGCGCGCATCGACATCTGCCTCCGCAAGCGGCAGAGTCAGCGCTGGGGGGGCCTGGAGGCCCCAGCTGCACGAG GTGCAGTGGGTGGTGCAAAGGTCGCCGTGCCGACAGGCCCAACCCCTCTGGACTCGACCCCCCCGGGGGGTGCTCCGCACCCCCTGACAGGCCAGGAGGAAGCCCGGGCTGTGGAGAAGGAGAAGCCCAAGGCTCGCGCTGAGGACACCGGGCTGGATGGCGTGGCGGCCCGCACCCCCATGGAGCATGGAGCCCCCAAGCCGGAGCCACACTTGGCCTCA CCCAAGCCCACGTGCATGGTGCCTCCCATGCCGCACAGCCCCGTGAGTGGGGACagcgtggaggaggaggaggaggaggagaagaaggtgTGCCTGCCGGGCTTCACCGGGCTGGTCAACCTGGGCAACACCTGCTTCATGAACAGCGTCATCCAGTCTCTGTCCAACACCCGCGAGCTGCGGGACTTCTTCCACG ACCGCTCCTTCGAGGccgaaatcaactacaacaaccCGCTGGGGACCGGTGGGCGCCTCGCCATCGGCTTCGCCGTGCTGCTCCGGGCGCTGTGGAAGGGCACCCACCACGCCTTCCAGCCTTCCAAGTTGAAG GCCATTGTCGCCAGCAAGGCCAGCCAGTTCACAGGCTACGCCCAGCACGACGCCCAGGAGTTCATGGCTTTCCTGCTGGATGGGCTGCACGAGGACCTGAACCGCATTCAGAACAAGCCCTACACGGAGACCGTGGACTCGGATGGGCGGCCCGATGAG GTGGTGGCTGAGGAGGCGTGGCAGCGGCACAAGATGAGGAACGACTCCTTCATCGTGGACCTGTTCCAGGGCCAGTACAAGTCGAAGCTGGTGTGCCCCGTGTGCGCCAAG GTCTCCATCACCTTTGACCCCTTCCTCTACCTGCCGGTGCCCTTGCCCCAGAAGCAGAAGGTCCTCCCCGTCTTCTTTTTTGCCCGGGAGCCGCACAGCAAGCCCATCAAG TTCCTGGTGAGCGTCAGCAAAGAGAACTCGAGTGCGAGCGAAGTGCTGGACGCCCTCTCGCAGAGGGTCCACGTGCCGCCCGAGAACCTGCGTCTGACCGAG GTGATGAAGAGCCGCTTCCACCGCATGTTCCTGCCCTCCCACTCACTGGACACCGTGTCCCCCTCGGACCTGCTCCTCTGCTTCGAGCTGTTGTCCCCAGAGCTTGCTAAGGAGCAGGTGGTGGTGCTGGAGGTGCAGCAG CGCCCCCAGGTGCCCAGCATCCCCATCTCCAAGTGCGCAGCCTGCCAGCGGAAGCAGCAGCCCGAGGACGAGAAGCTGAAACGCTGTACCCGGTGCTACCGCGTGGGCTACTGCAACCA gctctGCCAGAAAACCCACTGGCCTGACCACAAGGGCCTCTGCCGCCCTGAGAACATCGGCTACCCCTTCCTGGTCAGCGTACCTGCCTCCCGCCTCACTTACGCCCGTCTTGCCCAGTTGCTGGAGGGCTATGCCCG GTATTCTGTGAGCGTCTTCCAGCCGCCCTTccagcctcccttccagcctggccGCATGGCCTTGGAGCCCCCTGGCTACCCCACGCTGCACCCCACTAGCCTCCCGGAGGCTGGGGACAGCGAGAGGGACTCCATGCCGCCGCCGGAGCTCCAGGTGGTGACTCCCGTGGCTGAGGGGGACGCGGTGCCCCGGGCATGGGCAGCCCCGGATCGGGGACCTGTGCCCAGCACCAGTGGCATTTCTTCTGAGATGCTGGCCAGCGGGCCCGTTGAAGGGGGCTCCTTGCCTGCTGGTGAGAAGGTGCCCCGGCCCGAAG CTGCTGTGCCCGGGTACCAACACCCAAGCGAAGCCATGAGTTCCCACACGTCCCAGTTCCTGATCTATAAAATCGACGCATCCAGCCGAGAGCAGCGGCTAGAGGATAAAG gagaCACCCCGCTGGAGCTGGAAGAGGACTGCAGCCTGGCTCTCGTCTGGCGCAACAACGATCGCCAGCAGGAGTTCGTGTTGGTGGCCTCCAAGGAGCTGGAATGCGCGGAGGACCCCGGCTCCGCCGGCGAGGCGGCGCGCGCCGGCCACTTCACCCTGGACCAGTGCCTCACCCTCTTCACGCGGCCGGAAGTGCTGGCCCCGGAGGAGGCTTG GTACTGCCCGCAGTGCAAGCAGCACCGCGAGGCCTCCAAGCAGCTGCTGCTGTGGCGCCTGCCCAACGTGCTCATCGTGCAGCTCAAGCGCTTCTCCTTCCGCAGCTTCATCTGGCGCGACAAGATCAATGACCTGGTGGAGTTCCCCGTCCG GAACCTGGATCTGAGCAAGTTCTGCATCGGCCAGAAGGAGGAGCAGCTGCCCAGCTATGACCTGTATGCTGTCATCAACCACTACGGCGGCATGATCGGCGGCCACTACACCGCCTGTGCACGCCTGCCCAACGACCGCAGCAGCCAGCGCAGCGACGTGG GCTGGCGCTTGTTTGATGACAGCACAGTGACAACGGTGGACGAGAGCCAGGTCGTGACGCGTTACGCCTACGTCCTCTTCTACCGCCGGCGGAACTCTCCTGTGGAGAGACCCCCCCGGGCAGGCCACGCCGAGCGCCACCCAGACCTCGGCCCTGCAGCTGAGGCTGCTGCCAgccag GCTTCCCGGATTTGGCAGGAGCTGGAGGCCGCGGAGGAGCCGGTGCCCGAGGGGCCTGCGCCCCGGGGTCCCTGGGGGCCCCAGGACTGGGTGGGCCCCCCGCCAtgcggcccccccaccccagatgAGGGCTGCCTCCGGTACTTTGTTCTGGGCACCGTGGCAGCCTTGGTGGCCCTCGTGCTCAACGTGTTCTATCCTCTGGTGTCCCAGAGTCGCTGGAGATGA